In Sporosarcina psychrophila, a genomic segment contains:
- a CDS encoding EcsC family protein: MVDYTMKVQEELHFWKRKMTKRSGIISRTSKKAQMKVNGLIPEKFHQVMTESIKNMVKATLVGSTITTKKRQSTVLSLYERDELFKEKLSSFRKTAVIEGAGTGAGGIMLGLVDFPLLLSIKMKFLFEAAAVYGFDTNEYEERLFILHVFQLAFSSEETRKETLSIIENWEEEKLLIADMDWRDFQQEYRDYIDLVKMFQLIPGFGAIVGAFANYNLLDQLGEAAMNSYRLRLMQRTSDTEKT, encoded by the coding sequence ATGGTTGACTATACGATGAAAGTTCAAGAGGAGTTGCATTTTTGGAAGCGGAAAATGACAAAGCGATCAGGCATTATTAGCCGTACGTCAAAAAAAGCGCAAATGAAAGTGAATGGTCTTATTCCAGAAAAGTTTCATCAGGTAATGACAGAGAGCATAAAAAACATGGTGAAAGCCACTTTGGTCGGCTCTACTATCACGACGAAAAAAAGGCAATCAACCGTGCTAAGTCTATATGAGAGGGATGAGTTATTTAAGGAAAAGCTTTCGTCATTCCGCAAAACTGCTGTCATTGAAGGTGCGGGAACTGGAGCAGGGGGAATTATGCTTGGCCTTGTCGACTTTCCGCTGCTATTATCCATTAAAATGAAGTTTCTGTTTGAAGCCGCTGCGGTTTATGGATTTGATACGAATGAATATGAAGAGCGATTGTTCATTTTACATGTGTTCCAACTTGCATTTTCAAGTGAGGAAACAAGGAAAGAGACATTATCTATTATTGAGAATTGGGAAGAAGAGAAACTGTTAATTGCTGATATGGATTGGAGGGACTTTCAGCAAGAATACCGAGATTACATTGATTTAGTGAAAATGTTTCAATTAATTCCTGGCTTCGGCGCGATTGTCGGCGCGTTTGCCAACTATAATCTGCTCGACCAGCTCGGGGAAGCGGCTATGAATTCATATCGGCTTCGTTTAATGCAAAGAACCTCGGATACAGAAAAAACTTAA
- a CDS encoding TIGR02206 family membrane protein, whose translation MAGYIEPSFLLFSMEHMAAIGVLCLSILLLFILRRRWSVSSKYERLFALTLLVMEVLYHVWMIVTGRWGLSNSLPLELCSISLLVAIVLLWTGNRHLYDFIFFAGIGGALQAMATPVLDVGFPHFRYFHFFYTHIGIIITALYFTWMKGYRPTFIGIIKTMIILNLLLPLIFAVNVFFQGNYMFLREKPVNGSLLDYLGPYPWYILALEGVAFLIFVCLWLLFRKWHFRDGSR comes from the coding sequence ATGGCTGGCTATATTGAACCTTCCTTCTTATTATTTTCAATGGAGCATATGGCGGCAATAGGCGTGTTGTGCCTATCCATCTTATTGTTATTTATTTTAAGAAGGCGATGGTCGGTGTCGTCGAAGTATGAACGCCTTTTTGCGTTGACTTTATTGGTAATGGAAGTCCTTTATCATGTTTGGATGATTGTAACTGGGAGATGGGGACTTAGCAATTCGTTGCCGCTAGAATTATGCAGCATTAGTTTACTTGTTGCGATTGTTCTCTTATGGACAGGGAATAGGCATTTGTATGATTTCATCTTTTTTGCAGGTATTGGAGGGGCGCTTCAAGCGATGGCGACTCCTGTATTAGATGTTGGATTCCCGCATTTCAGGTATTTCCACTTTTTTTACACGCATATTGGAATCATAATAACGGCACTATACTTTACGTGGATGAAAGGATACAGACCTACTTTTATAGGAATTATCAAGACAATGATTATTTTAAACTTGTTGTTGCCACTTATATTTGCGGTTAATGTGTTTTTCCAAGGCAACTATATGTTCTTAAGGGAAAAACCAGTCAACGGAAGTTTGCTTGACTACTTAGGACCCTATCCGTGGTACATTTTAGCGCTCGAAGGAGTAGCATTTTTGATCTTCGTCTGTTTGTGGCTACTATTTAGAAAGTGGCATTTTCGTGATGGATCACGTTAA
- a CDS encoding lipoprotein: protein MKKQLSLIVLMLLLTGCNSDFSFSEISINKANESVQEFIQYAEVKNGNYLYFDGEKDMYVFINGIYVNQGKDAVYFSDFNVSAQQDTLNVFINQEYDSDYSNTKLKYQVLYKIKTVEKYDTINLFINGKPVSFDEIFGNEQLIVYEM from the coding sequence GTGAAAAAGCAATTATCGTTAATTGTTCTGATGTTACTATTAACCGGGTGCAATTCGGATTTTTCATTTTCAGAAATAAGCATAAATAAAGCAAATGAGAGTGTACAAGAATTTATTCAGTATGCTGAAGTGAAGAATGGTAACTATCTCTACTTTGATGGTGAAAAAGATATGTATGTATTTATAAATGGAATTTACGTTAATCAAGGAAAAGATGCTGTTTATTTTAGTGACTTTAACGTAAGTGCTCAACAAGACACATTGAACGTGTTTATCAATCAAGAATATGATTCTGACTACTCAAACACCAAATTAAAATATCAAGTATTATATAAAATCAAAACGGTAGAGAAATATGATACGATAAACCTTTTTATCAATGGAAAACCCGTTTCGTTCGATGAAATATTCGGCAATGAACAGTTAATCGTGTATGAAATGTAG